In Phoenix dactylifera cultivar Barhee BC4 unplaced genomic scaffold, palm_55x_up_171113_PBpolish2nd_filt_p 000382F, whole genome shotgun sequence, a single window of DNA contains:
- the LOC120103947 gene encoding uncharacterized protein LOC120103947 isoform X1 has translation MAKGEKREGDLAKLIFSWSLEDVFNQDLFKDEVVKIPSTFTSLKNYLSSYTFPLIEEIRADMYSSLEALSQVPSVKILSLDSTKRHKQCTYQIIVGDAPANVPSPGVNRNYIPNKGDIFVLSDRRPVHVSDLTGNGKSYRIALIIRGGKYDDLPPNTFVIRASSSIEVSEYRKQNEKRSPFCAVYLLNITTYRHIWKALDFKLSVL, from the exons ATGGCGAAGGGTGAGAAACGGGAAGGAGATCTTGCGAAACTAATCTTCTCTTGGTCTCTCGAAGACGTCTTCAACCAAGATCTCTTCAAAGACGAG GTGGTGAAGATACCCAGTACATTCACTTCTTTGAAGAACTACTTGAGTTCATACACTTTTCCTTTGATTGAAGAAATACGTGCCGACATGTATTCTAGCTTGGAAGCTTTATCCCAAGTACCTTCTGTCAAAATATTGTCACTTGACAGTACTAAGAGACATAAGCAATGTACATATCAGATTATCGTTGGTGATGCTCCTGCAAATGTTCCATCTCCTGGTGTCAATAGAAACTACATTCCAAACAAGGGTGATATATTTGTCTTGTCAGATAGGAGACCTGTTCACGTTTCTGATCTTACTGGAAATGGGAAATCATATCGTATTGCCTTAATTATTAGGGGTGGAAAATACGATGACCTACCACCTAATACGTTTGTAATTAGAGCATCAAGCAGCATAGAAGTTTCAGAATATAGAAAACAGAACGAGAAAAGAAGTCCATTTTGTGCTGTTTACTTGTTAAACATCACAACATACCGTCATATTTGGAAGGCACTGGACTTTAAGTTGTCTGTTCTTTGA
- the LOC120103947 gene encoding uncharacterized protein LOC120103947 isoform X2, giving the protein MTLPSISELLPVQFCFDPSWFTSAAGVTMVVKIPSTFTSLKNYLSSYTFPLIEEIRADMYSSLEALSQVPSVKILSLDSTKRHKQCTYQIIVGDAPANVPSPGVNRNYIPNKGDIFVLSDRRPVHVSDLTGNGKSYRIALIIRGGKYDDLPPNTFVIRASSSIEVSEYRKQNEKRSPFCAVYLLNITTYRHIWKALDFKLSVL; this is encoded by the exons ATGACCCTCCCTTCCATTTCTGAGCTGCTTCCGGTCCAGTTCTGTTTCGATCCCAGCTGGTTTACTAGCGCTGCTGGAGTCACAATG GTGGTGAAGATACCCAGTACATTCACTTCTTTGAAGAACTACTTGAGTTCATACACTTTTCCTTTGATTGAAGAAATACGTGCCGACATGTATTCTAGCTTGGAAGCTTTATCCCAAGTACCTTCTGTCAAAATATTGTCACTTGACAGTACTAAGAGACATAAGCAATGTACATATCAGATTATCGTTGGTGATGCTCCTGCAAATGTTCCATCTCCTGGTGTCAATAGAAACTACATTCCAAACAAGGGTGATATATTTGTCTTGTCAGATAGGAGACCTGTTCACGTTTCTGATCTTACTGGAAATGGGAAATCATATCGTATTGCCTTAATTATTAGGGGTGGAAAATACGATGACCTACCACCTAATACGTTTGTAATTAGAGCATCAAGCAGCATAGAAGTTTCAGAATATAGAAAACAGAACGAGAAAAGAAGTCCATTTTGTGCTGTTTACTTGTTAAACATCACAACATACCGTCATATTTGGAAGGCACTGGACTTTAAGTTGTCTGTTCTTTGA
- the LOC120105843 gene encoding zinc finger BED domain-containing protein RICESLEEPER 2-like: MSHSKVGENETVEDLRNEDDRNEDTAENICDNSSKKRSWVWNHFIEEKNSEGSIAKCKYCKKVLSGSTKGGTSHLKRHLENVCKRYQKNSTNQLLLLPSSKDPIKCFKFNQEESRKFLAKFIICAELPFRIVEHTVFLDFMRSLQPLFKIMGRKTVKHDCMALYQEERKKLHDVFKNLSSRVSFTTDIWTSNQKIGYISFTAHYIDSNFTLHKKIISFKKLPYPHTSFAIEDAVKKCLVEWELDYKICAITLDNCSTNDAVMRRLRDHFCASMLFSGEYSHIRCYAHILNIMVQDGMKIIHEAIECIREIVRYVSASPSRMQAFNEILQHMRLPARKGLTLDVPTRWNSTYEMLHDALGYKDTLIRYATEHSCVCPTNDEWKKASIILKFLEAFLDATKVFSGCKYPTSNLYLKEVWGIRALLMDESIDTDETVKQLTNEMLKKFNKYWSQCNNLLVIASILDPRSKLIFVEFCYQKAFELEECKKKIDDIRACLFKLYNEYVDATRMHPSMSSSERTSNFGGQGDISSVSSKKKFGMDFAQFRSQSSSKRPKRSELDSYLDDDVLPYLENKEFDILAWWKSNAAVYPILSRMARDVLAIPVSTVSSESAFSTGGRVVDQYRSSLSPSTVEALVCTQDWLREQYDEGI; this comes from the coding sequence ATGTCTCATTCTAAAGTTGGTGAAAATGAGACTGTTGAAGATTTAAGGAATGAGGATGATAGAAATGAAGATACTGCTGAAAATATTTGTGACAATTCTTCTAAAAAAAGATCTTGGGTATGGAATCACTTTATCgaggaaaaaaattctgaagggTCAATAGCTAAGTGCAAATATTGTAAAAAAGTTTTAAGTGGGAGCACTAAAGGAGGAACGAGTCATCTAAAACGCCATCTTGAAAATGTTTGCAAGAGGTATCAAAAGAATTCGACTAATCAGTTGCTCTTACTACCAAGTTCAAAAGATCCGATAAAGTGTTTCAAATTCAATCAAGAAGAGAGTAGAAAATTTCTTGCAAAATTTATCATATGTGCTGAGCTTCCATTTCGTATTGTTGAGCACACTGTTTTTCTGGATTTTATGAGATCTCTTCAGCCATTATTCAAAATTATGGGTCGTAAGACTGTAAAACATGATTGTATGGCTTTGTatcaagaagagaggaaaaaattgcatgatGTATTCAAGAACCTAAGTTCTCGAGTTAGTTTCACTACTGATATTTGGACATCAAATCAGAAAATCGGTTACATTTCTTTCACAGCACATTATATTGATTCTAACTTTACTCTGCATAAGAAGATTATTAGTTTCAAGAAACTTCCATACCCTCACACCAGCTTTGCAATTGAAGATGCTGTAAAAAAATGTCTTGTTGAATGGGAATTGGATTATAAAATATGTGCTATTACTTTGGATAATTGCAGCACAAATGATGCTGTAATGAGAAGGCTCCGAGATCACTTTTGTGCTTCAATGTTGTTTAGTGGGGAGTACAGTCATATTAGATGTTATgcacatatattaaatattatggttcaggatggaatgaaaatcattcaTGAAGCTATTGAATGTATAAGAGAAATTGTTAGATATGTCTCTGCATCCCCATCTCGAATGCAAGCATTTAATGAAATTCTACAGCATATGAGACTTCCTGCTAGAAAAGGACTCACTTTGGATGTTCCTACAAGATGGAATTCTACTTATGAAATGTTGCATGATGCACTTGGTTACAAAGATACTCTTATTAGATATGCAACTGAGCATTCATGTGTATGCCCCACCAATGATGAATGGAAAAAGGCTTCTATaattcttaaatttttagaagccttTCTTGATGCCACTAAAGTATTTTCTGGTTGTAAGTATCCCACATCCAATTTATACCTAAAAGAAGTTTGGGGAATTAGGGCTTTGTTGATGGATGAAAGTATCGATACTGATGAAACAGTGAAGCAATTAACAAAtgagatgctaaagaagtttaacaaatattggtctcagtgcaataatttgttggtaattgcttctattttggatcccagatcaaagttgatatttgtagaattttgttatcaaaaggcatttgagttggaggagtgcaagaaaaagattgaTGATATTCGTGCTTGTCTTtttaaattgtataatgagtatGTAGATGCAACAAGAATGCACCCCTCTATGAGTTCAAGTGAGCGAACATCTAATTTTGGTGGACAAGGTGATATAAGTTcagtttcttccaaaaaaaaatttggtatgGACTTTGCTCAATTTAGAAGTCAGAGTTCTTCAAAACGCCCTAAGAGATCCGAGTTGGATAGTTATTTGGATGATGATGTACTTCCTTATTTGGAGAATAAAGAGTTTGACATCTTGGCTTGGTGGAAGAGCAATGCAGCAGTCTATCCTATACTATCAAGAATGGCTCGAGATGTTCTAGCTATTCCAGTCTCCACTGTTTCATCTGAGTCAGCATTCAGCACTGGTGGTAGAGTTGTGGATCAGTATCGAAGCTCTTTGAGCCCTTCTACCGTAGAAGCCTTAGTGTGTACCCAAGATTGGCTTCGTGAACAATATGATGAAGGTATAtaa
- the LOC103708036 gene encoding uncharacterized ATP-dependent helicase C29A10.10c-like, which produces MTFACFLALGIAINGTAVTDEAYKSGSAATRCDDISLSEASRYIHDRNIQNNLSALKLNKSQTNAILSCISARECQNNNSINLIWGPPGTGKTKTISALLWILKEMKCRTLACAPTNIAIKEIALRLLRLVKEHSSDGTLGDIILYGNQDRMSVDGILQDVFLDFRAHRLLECFAPNTGWKHCLNTMTSFLKDGFTWYRSYLESKEDTVEITFQDFARRKFATFSKELTKCLKTLHLHLPSTSISEANTTNMNMVLELIEIFRGLLHKKYVGNSLEEIFASTDEEKGIASVSHGMLSSGKNDSSTTSRLRKTRADCCGILKTLEESLNLPITSSKAVITDFCLRSACIIFCTTSSSSKLYNVRMKKPLEVLVIDEAAQLKECESLIPLQLCGIRHAVLIGDECQLSATVKSKVAENALFGRSLFERLSSLGHKKHLLNMQYRMHPSISIFPNSNFYDNKILDAPNVIHNNHSRIYLSGRMYGPYSFLNIEFGKEISDDLGHSRKNMIEVAVTLQILGKLRQACGRMKKRLSVGIICPYTAQVIAIQDMLGKDCWKNSDFAVKVSSVDGFQGSEEDVIILSTVRSNASGSVGFLSNPQRANVALTRARYCLWILGNGPTLLNSGSIWEKLVCDARDRGCFFNANEDEAIANAITDALHLNKIGKKKFEGIFFPKTHFDSISPKCLENLESRKNTSIQLLPRNSGKGCTYSTANSRTETKTRNNMKKWQVKYTDSKKELICHSSSSADSMTYDSTLSTCTEMEDIVGLSAFQKEAEEIDASFPSTGQKMEPRVSKENNDEGKSEAPLLLKVIKSIFGLLGYKRE; this is translated from the exons ATGACATTTGCTTGCTTTCTTGCATTAGGCATAGCCATTAATGGGACTGCAGTAACTGATGAAGCATATAAGAGCGGTTCAGCT GCTACCAGATGTGATGATATCTCTTTGTCTGAAGCATCCAGATACATCCATGACAGAAACATACAGAACAATTTGTCTGCATTGAAGCTCAACAAATCGCAAACTAATGCAatattatcttgtatttcagcaagaGAATGTCAGAATAATAATTCCATTAACCTTATTTGGGGGCCACCTGGCACGGGGAAAACTAAAACAATTAGTGCCTTGCTATGGATTCTGAAAGAAATGAAATGCAGAACACTTGCATGTGCACCTACAAATATTGCTATCAAGGAAATTGCCTTGCGTCTTTTAAGATTGGTTAAAGAGCACTCGTCGGATGGCACCTTGGGAGATATTATATTGTATGGAAATCAAGATCGGATGAGTGTAGATGGCATTCTTCAAGACGTATTTTTGGACTTTCGTGCGCATAGGCTTTTAGAGTGTTTTGCACCAAATACTGGTTGGAAGCATTGTCTGAATACAATGACAAGTTTTCTCAAGGATGGTTTTACTTGGTACCGGTCATATTTGGAAAGTAAAGAGGATACTGTTGAGATAACTTTTCAGGATTTTGCTAGACGAAAGTTTGCTACTTTTTCGAAAGAATTAACTAAATGTTTAAAGACATTACATCTGCATCTGCCAAGCACTTCCATTTCAGAAGCAAACACGACAAACATGAATATGGTTCTTGAATTGATCGAAATTTTCAGAGGACTTCTCCACAAGAAATATGTTGGCAATAGTCTTGAAGAGATCTTTGCTTCTACTGATGAAGAAAAAGGTATAGCATCTGTATCTCATGGTATGCTTAGTTCTGGGAAAAATGATTCCAGTACAACATCAAGGCTTCGGAAAACTAGAGCTGACTGCTGTGGAATCTTAAAAACTCTTGAAGAATCACTTAATCTTCCCATAACCTCATCCAAAGCTGTCATTACAGATTTCTGTTTGCGAAGTGCTTGCATTATTTTCTGTACAACTTCTAGTTCATCCAAATTGTACAACGTGAGGATGAAAAAACCATTGGAGGTGCTAGTTATTGATGAGGCTGCCCAGTTGAAGGAGTGTGAATCGTTGATTCCCTTACAACTCTGTGGCATAAGGCATGCTGTTCTTATTGGTGATGAGTGTCAATTGTCTGCAACAGTAAAAAGCAAG gtTGCTGAGAATGCACTGTTTGGAAGGAGTCTATTTGAGAGGTTGAGTTCATTGGGACACAAGAAACACCTTCTTAACATGCAGTAtaggatgcatccctccataAGTATTTTTCCTAATTCCAACTTTTatgacaacaaaattttggatGCTCCAAATGTCATTCATAACAACCATTCACGAATATATCTTTCTGGACGCATGTATGGTCCCTATTCTtttctaaatattgaatttggAAAGGAGATAAGTGATGATCTTGGACATAGCAGGAAAAATATGATTGAGGTAGCTGTTACCTTGCAAATATTGGGGAAACTCCGTCAGG CATGTGGTAGAATGAAGAAAAGACTTAGTGTTGGGATCATTTGCCCTTACACTGCCCAAGTTATTGCAATTCAAGACATGTTGGGAAAAGATTGTTGGAAGAATTCAGACTTTGCTGTGAAAGTCAGTTCGGTTGATGGGTTTCAAGGTAGTGAGGAGGATGTGATCATATTATCTACTGTGAGATCCAATGCCTCTGGTTCTGTTGGTTTTCTTTCTAATCCTCAGCGAGCAAATGTGGCTTTGACCAGAGCAAG ATATTGTCTTTGGATTCTGGGGAATGGACCTACCTTACTTAACAGTGGATCTATCTGGGAGAAGTTAGTCTGTGATGCAAGGGATCGTGGATGTTTCTTCAATGCAAATGAAGATGAGGCCATCGCCAATGCAATCACTGATGCTCTACACCTGAATAAGATAGGGAAGAAG AAATTCGAAGGTATATTCTTTCCAAAAACTCATTTTGATTCTATTTCACCGAAATGCCTTGAAAATTTGGAGTCAAGGAAGAATACATCTATTCAGTTGCTTCCACGTAACTCGGGAAAAGGCTGTACATATTCTACAGCTAATTCGAG GACagaaacaaaaacaagaaaTAATATGAAGAAGTGGCAAGTGAAATA TACCGATTCAAAGAAAGAGCTAATATGTCATTCAAGCTCCAGTGCAGACAGCATGACCTATGATTCCACTTTATCAACTTG